The Thermosipho melanesiensis BI429 sequence TTTCTTTCATCCTTTATTATTCCCATATTTCTAAGTAATGCTAAGTGTTGTGAAAGATTGGGTTGACTTACTTTGAGTATATCTAGAAGTTCACATACACAATGTGGTTTTTTATTAAGCAGATACAAAATTTTTAATCTTGTGGGATGTCCCATTGCTTTTAATATGTTTGCTGTGGATATTATTTTTTCTTCCATCTTTTTCCTCCTTTCTCACTTATTATAACTAATTCTTATTATTTTTGTCAATTTGTTGTTAAAAATTTCTGCTAAAATGTTAGTAATCCTAACAAAGGGGGTGGATTTGTGGGGATATACAGAGATCTTTTTAAAATAGCAATTCCCGTAGCGCTACAGCAGTTTTTATTTAGTAGTGTGAGTTTTTTGGACACGTTGATGATAGGTAGATTAGGAGAAGATGCAATTGCAGCTATTGGTCTTGCAAATCAGTTTTTCTTTTTTTACAATATAGTATTATTTGGTCTTGTTTCTGGTGGAGCAATCTTTTTTTCCCAATTTTGGGGGAAAGGTGACTTTGAAGGATTATCAAAATCTACAGCTCTTACAACTTTATCATCTCTTTTTGTTTCTATTCCGTTTTTTGTTTTAAGCTTGTTTTTCCCAGGTTATGTAATGAGATTTTTTTCTCCAGATCCTATTGTTATTGAACTTGGAGTAAAATATATAAAGATTTTGTCAATATCTTTTCCTATATTTGCAATATCAATGGTATTTTCATTTATGCTTAGAAGTATACACAAAGCCCACATTCCAATGTATACTACGATAATAGAATTAACAACAAACGTTTTTCTAAACTATGTACTTATTTTTGGAAATTTTGGTTTTCCAAAATTAGGAGTTATAGGTGCTGCAATTGCGACGGTTTTTTCAAGGATTATAGGTTTATTTGTTTTGATTGTAACAGTGAAGTTACAGAAACTTCCAGGTATGTTTTCCTTACATCACATAGGAGCGCTAAACAAAAATTTTATAAACCGCTTTTTTCACTATACACTTCCTACACTTGCCAATGAATTTGCATGGTCACTTGGTTTTACCATGTATTCTGTGATTTATGCACATATGAGTACAAAAGTTATAGCGGCAAGGAATATAATAGGTACCATCGAAGGGTTTGCATGGGCATTTTCTTTTTCACTTGCAAATGCAGCATCGGTAATAATTGGTAATTATTTAGGGGCAAAAAGATTTGGAGAAGCGTATAAGATTTCAAGAAAAATAATCAAACTCACGGAAATTGTAGCCACAATATCTGCCGCTGCAACTTATATATTAACAGTTTTTTCAGTTGATCTGTTCAATATATCTCAAGATGTAAAAAGTTTGGTGATAGTTGCTATGGCTATATCCATGGGATTTGTTCCTATTAAAATATTTAATGGTTTAAATATCGTTGGTTTTTTACGTGCAGGCGGAGATACAAGATTTTCCTTTGCGGTAGAGGCAACAACCCTTTGGGTTTTGGGTGTTCCGCTTGCAGCGATAGGTGGATTAATATTAAAACTAAGTTTTCCATTGGTTTTACTATTAACAATGGTAGATGAAATTACAAAGTTTTTCATACTTTTATCAAGGTATAAAAGTAGAAAATGGGTAAGAAATGTGGTTGAAAATATCTAGATTTCAAGATATTTTATCTCTTTTTCCATCTCATCGATTTTTTGTAGCAAGTTAAGTATTTTTTCCTCTAATTTTTCTTTTTCTTCAGAAAGTTCCATTGCTTTTATATAATCAGAACCAACATTTAATAGTTTTAAATCAATTTCATCTATTTTTTTCAACAACCTTTTTTCTTCTTCGTTTAATTTTTCTATTTCCATCTTTAATTTTTTTATCCTATTTTTTCTTCTCTTTTTTTCTTCGTAATCTGTATTTATTATTTTTTCTTCTTTTTTTTCTTCCTTTGGTTCGTATTGTGATATATCGGATACCTCAAGTAATTTTTTGTCTTTTAAAATAAAATATCTGTTACAAACATTCTTTACAAGTTCTTCGTCGTGGGAAACAAGTATAAGGCTTCCTTTGTATTCTTTTAGAGCGTCTTCAAGTGCTTCTACAGTTTCAAGATCCATGTGATTGGTAGGTTCGTCTAATATCAATAGATTTGGTTTTTTAAGCAGTACTTTTGCAAGGGCGAGAATTTGCCTTTCTCCACCGCTTAATTCGGAGATAGTTTTGAAAACGTCTTCGCCTTTGAAACCAAATCTTCCTGCATATGCTCTGATTACATAGTCTGGTTGCATTTCCATTTCATTTGCTATTTCTTCAAAGACACTATTTTCTTCATCTAACTCTTCCACAAACTGATCTAAAAATTCCACTTTTACGTTATATCCAAATTCTACTAACCCTTCTCCTTTAAGTTTTCCAGAAATAAACTTTAAGATAGTACTCTTTCCAGAGCCATTGGGTCCTAGGATAGCTATTTTATCACCACTGTATACTGTGAAGGTTACATCATCTATGATATTTAGAAATTTTAACCCTTTTACGTTCAATACTATATAACCTGTATTTTCTGGGATAGGGATGGAGACATTTTTTTTCGTTTCTTCTTCAAAAATAACTTCAGATTGTAGCTCTTCTAAAATCTTCTGTAGAATTTTTTCTTTACTTTTTGCTTGTTTTATAAACTTTTCTCTTCCCCATTTTCTGTATCTTTCAATAATTTTCTTCAACCTCTCTATTTCCCTTTGCTTATTTTTCATCGAACGTTTTTGATGGAGTATTAACGACTCTCTTTCTTTAAGATATGCATCAAATCCCATTCTAAAATCCCATATCTTTCCGTTGTTGATTTCTAAAAATCTTTCACACGTGTCCCTTAAAAAACTTCTATCGTGTGAAATTATTATATATCCACCTTTAAAGCTTTTTAGTAGATTTTTTAAAAAGTGAATTCCCGCTATATCTAAATAATTAGTAGGTTCGTCTAAAAGTATGAAATCTGCTTCTTCTAGAAAAAGTCTACCTATTTGTAATCTTGTTTTTTCTCCCCCACTAAACGTGCTTAAGTTTCTTTTCCAGTCTTCTTCTTCAAAACCAAAACCTTTAAGAATACTTCTTACAAGTCTTTCTTTTTCCGGAGTATCAGCTACCTCCATATAATATTCGTAAGGGGTATTACTGCTAAATGTTCTATACTGGTCGAGGTAAACCACCTTACCGGTGGTATTTATTTGTCCTGTATATTCTTTGAATTCACCAACTATTGCCTTTAAAAGCGTTGTTTTACCACTTCCATTTTTTCCTATTAATGCTACTTTTTCACCATCAGAAATATTTAATGATACATTATTTAAGAGTTCTTTTCCTGGAAAATGTAAGGATACGTTGTTTAGTACTATCAAATTTTTCACCTCAAGCTTTTTTTCAATACTTTAAAGTTTTCTATGCATAACAAAATTAAGAATAAGTGCCATAAAACTATGCAAATACCTATAATCCATGCATGGATTCCTACTGGTTGAGTATCACCATGTGCAAGACCAGCTGCAACCGAATAAATCTGTGCAAATAGTATAGAAGCAATTTCTAAAGTTAAAAAATAGATTAATTTTTTAACCATCACGTGTTTTTTTAATGCAAAAAAGATAATCCCAATGCTACCTATTATAGTGAAACCTATTAATTCAGCTGGCATTAGATAATCGTAGAGAAATCCTTTTTTTGTAAAAAGTGCAACAAATGAAAAAAAGATAGGTAGTAGAATTGGTAAAACGGAAATACCAAAAAACATATACCCAAAGAACTTTTTCATAAATATCACCCCTATTGTATTTTAACATAAAAAAATCCCATCCATTTAATGGATGGGATTTTAATTACTCTGCATTTCATTTTTTTTCTTTGACAGAAATAGTGGTAATAGGCAGACAAAAAAGTAGCTAATTGAAAATGAATATGGAATCCCAAGGAGCAACATTTCAAGTAAAATGATAAATGATAAAATTAACAGTATATTTTTTTGTTTTTTTTCGGTTATGGAAACGTTGCCTATAAATAAAAGAGGGAAGAATATATATATGGTTTTAAATTTGAAAAATATAACAATTGGAATAAAAATTATGATTACGAAAAATAATAAGAAATTTCTGAAAAACAAATTTTTATTCAACCTAAAGTTTAAATAAAGCAGAAATAGTGTACTTACAAAAACTATTCCTCCAACATTAACCTCTTTAAATTCTAAATACGTAAGCGAAAAAAACAAAATTAAAAAGATTAAAAATAAATAAATTTCCTTTCTCATACTCTCCCCCCTTACTTGATGTCAATGTTGTAACTTCCATTTATTTCTGAATTAGGATATAATCTTTTTAATCGGTTTATTTGTTTTATCATAAAATTACGTGCGTATTCATATGCTTTGGTAATCGAGGTTACTATAACTTTATCGAGAAAATTATATATTTTACTTTTTACGTTTCCAAATTCATGATCTATCCACTCGGTAACAAACACATTAACATAAATAGAAGCTATTGAGTATCCGCCATTCCCAGGATCTAATTTAAAATCTTCATTTCCGTAAAGAATGTACCCGGTGTTTTTCATGCTAAATCCTATAATACATAATATTAATATAACAAAAAAAATAGAAATCTTTTTTATAAAACCACCTCCAAGCTAAAGATTTACGAATATATTATAGCACAACATTAATGAAAAATTAATGAAAAATTGTATAATTATCAATTTTGTTATTTTATTTTAAAACTAAAATAACTTAATGTTTTTTTGTGAGAAAACAGAATGTTATCTGAATATTTACTAAGTAGTTACGAACTTAGTTAGATATGTGATACAATTTATCATGGACAATATTGGGAGGTGATTAAATGCCAAATCCACAGTTTAATTTAAACAATGATAACGAAAAAATAAAAGAAAAGATGTCGAAGGTAAAACACAAAATAGCAGTTTTGAGTGGAAAAGGTGGCGTGGGAAAGACAACTGTTGCGGTGAATTTGGCAACTGCGCTTGCAGAAAGTGGGTATAGAGTTGGAATTTTAGATCTTGATATGCATGGTCCAAATATAGTGAGAATGTTAGGAGAGAAAAATCCTACAGTTGATGGTGAGGAAATAGTTCCGGCGGAAATTCTTCCAAATCTGAAAGCTTTATCAATTGGTATGCTTGTTGAGAGTGGAAAGGCGGTAATTTGGAGAGGGCCATTAAAACATTCTGCGATAAAACAATTTTTGGGAGATACGAAATGGGGAGAATTGGATTACTTAATCTTTGACCTTCCGCCTGGAACAGGAGATGAAGCACTTAGTTTATTTCAAACAATACCGGAATTAGACGGTGTAGTTATGGTAACAACTCCTCAAAAAGTGGCGCTTGATGACGTTAGAAGGGCAATAGATTTTGTACATGCGATGAATAAGAAATTGTTGGGGATTGTAGAGAACATGTCATATGTTAAATGTCCAAAGTGTGAAGAAAAAATTGAAATATTTGGAAGTGGTGGTGGAAAAATATTAGCTGAAGAATACAATGTTGAACTTCTGGGGCAGATCCCCCTTGATCCAAAAGCGGCAAAGTATGCAGATGAAGGAAAACCAATAACACTTTATATGAGGGAAAGTGAAGTGGAAGCGGAGTTTAGAAAGATAGTAGAAAAAATAGCGAAAATAGTAGAAAAATAAATTTTCCCCATCCGAAGGATGGGGATTTTTTTACATTGTTATCCAATATTCATCAAGTATACACATAGCAATTATGTAATGTGATATAATTTTATGAAGAACTGTTTTTTAGAAAATTTAGTCGAAAATATGTAAAAAATTAGGGGTGGAATACATTGAGAATAGAACCAACAGGTGATCCAAAAATAAAGAATGAAGCAATAAAAAAGAAAAAAAAGGCAAAAGGAAAACATAAAGTGGGGTTTTCAAATGAAACTCCAGGTTTTTTTGATGTGCTTTTGGATGTTGAAGAAGAGAAAATAAACGTTGAACTTGAAAGGATTGTCCAGGATATTTTGGATGCAGGAAATGATTTTGTTAGATCTCCCACTCCAGATACGTTGAGAAGATATAAAGAAAAAATAAAAAAGTTTCTCAAACTTATTGAAAAAAAGATGTATAAATTGGCGGGAAAAATGGATTATTCAACAAATTCTCCAAGGTTACATGTAATAGTTGAGGAAGTTGATGAAAAACTCAAAAATATTGCGGAAAAGCTAATAACTTCTGAAGGTGGAACTATAAATTTTGCCGCTAAGGTTGAAGAGATAAATGGTTTGATTTTGGATCTGTATAAGTAAGGAGGAAGAAGATGAACATATTGGTAACAAATGATGATGGTGTAACCGCAGATGGTATATTGTGTCTTGCAAGGTATTTAAGTAAAAAACACGAAGTAACTGTAGTTGCACCTGAGACTGAACAAAGTGCGGTAGGACATGCGATAACTTTGAGATTTCCATTATGGCTTAGAAAGATTGATATAAATGAAGAATTTGAGATTTACGCGGTTTCTGGGACACCTGCTGATTGTGTAAAAATGGGTATTGATGTTGTGTTGAAGGAAAAACCAGATTTGCTAATTAGCGGAATAAATAGAGGGAATAATTTGGGAACGGATGTTGTTTATTCGGGAACGGTAAGTGGAGCACTAGAAGGTGCAATAGCTGGTGTTCCATCTATTGCAATTTCAAGTTTTAGTTTTGAAAATCCCTTGTACGAAACTGCGGCGAAATTTATATTGGAATTTTTGGAGGAATTTGATGTAAAATCCATTCCAAGGTTTACTGCTTTGAATATAAATGTTCCATCTGTACCGTATGGAGAATTAAAAGGTTGGAAATTAACAAGACAGAGTAAGAGAATGTACGAAGATTATTTTGAACAAAGAAAAGATCCGTCCGGTGGAAATTACTATTGGATGATGGGAAATATAATAGAGAATGATCCAGATCCGAAAGCAGATTACAAAGCTGTTGCAGAAAAGTATGTTTCTGTTACTCCGATAAGTGTTTTTTTAACCAATGAAGAATATTTAAAAAGATTGGAGGAACGCTATGAGGATAAGGCTATACGGTGATCCTATACTTAGAAAATCTGCAAAAGCAGTAAAAGATTTTAAATATCTACAGGAAATAAAGGAAGACATGCTTAAAACAATGTATTTAGAAGATGGGGTAGGTCTTGCCGCACCACAAGTGGGACTTTCATTGAGGTTTTTTGTAATGGACGATGGAAGTGGACCACTTTTTATTGTAAACCCGGAAATCATAGCTCATTCTGAAGAAAAAGAAATTGGCGAGGAAGGATGTCTTAGTTTACCGGGAATTTTTGAAAATGTGGAAAGGTATAAATGGGTGAAATTAAAATTTCAAGATGAATATGGGAAAGTTCAGACAAGATTATTCGAAGGTTACAGTGCAAGGATAGTGCAACACGAAAGAGACCATTTGGATGGTATTTTGTTTATCGACCACCTTCCAAATGCTGTAAAAAGAAGGCTTGCTCCTGAGCTTTCCAAAATAATGAGGATGAGAATGGAGGAAAAAAAGTGAATTTTGAGGATTTTAACTTAAGTGAAAAAACGCTTTACGCAATTAACGAGAAAGGTTTTGAAAAACCAACACCTGTACAGAAGCGAGTTATTCCAATTTTGTTAAACAAAGAAAAAAATCTTATTGTACAGGCAAAAACGGGAACGGGAAAAACAGCTGCATTTGGTATACCACTTATAGAACTTTTAGAAAGTAAAGGTTATGTCCAAGCTATTATATTGACTCCAACAAGGGAATTGGCCTTGCAGGTTTCAGAGGAAATAAATTCGTTAAAAAGAAAGAGGTTAAAGATATTACCCGTATACGGTGGCCAGTCTATTAGTAGGCAAATTGAACATTTAAAAAGAGGTGTGGATATAGTAGTTGGAACTCCGGGGAGAATTTTGGATCATTTAGAAAGAAAAACAATAGATCTTTCGAAGGTAGAGTATTTTATTTTAGACGAAGCAGATGAAATGCTTGATATGGGATTTATAGATGATGTCGAAAAGATTTTAAAAAGTACAAGTGACGAGAAAATCTTTCTAATGTTTTCCGCAACTATACCTAGAAGAATAATTGACCTTGCAAAAAAGTATATAAAAAATTATGAGGTTATTAAAATAGCAGATAAACAGCTTACTACCAATCTTACAGAACAAATATATATTGAATTAAACGAAAATGATAAATTTGAAGCACTTTGTAGAATAATAGATGTAGAAGACGATTTTTATGGCATGGTATTTTGTAGAACAAAGGTAGAAGTTGATAATGTTTCATCTAAACTTATTGAAAGAGGATATGATGCGGAAGCACTACATGGTGATTTTTCACAGTATCAACGTGAAAGGGTACTGAAAAAATTTAAAGAGAAAAGGATAAATATTCTAGTTGCAACGGATGTTGCTGCAAGAGGAATAGATATTTCAGGCTTAACTCATGTAATAAATTATTCTATACCACTTAATCCCGAACATTATGTGCATAGAGTAGGCAGAACGGGGCGAGCAGGGAGAGAAGGTGTAGCGATAACTTTTGTAACTCCAAAAGAGTACAGACAACTATTTAGGATAAAGAAATTCTCAAAAGCAAAGATAAAGGAGGGAAAAATTCCATCGGTTGAGCAGATAATAAGGGCAAAGTCTGAAAGAATAAAAAGTGAATTGTTAAAAGAAGAGAAAAAGTTACCGAATATATATTACAACCTTGCCGATGAGTTATTGAAAAAAACAAATCCTAGGGAGGTAATAGCAAAGCTTTTGAATATGTCTTTTAAATCTTTAAATCCCGAAAAATATGAGAAAGTGTTACCGCCAAAGGAAAATGAAGTGGTAAGGTTGTTTATAGCAAAAGGGAAGCAAGCAGGACTTACAAAAAAAGATCTTGTAAGATTTATAGTTGAAAAGACAAATATAAGTCCTAAGGTGATAAGTGATGTAGTTGTTCTTGATAAGTTTTCTTTCATAACCGTTCCGTATAAAGAAGCGGAAATTATACTATCAATATTTAAAAAACGCGGTAGAAGATCGTTAATCTCAAAAGCTAAAGAGAGAAACTAGGAGGTGGATTATGAGAAAAGTAGGTGTTTTGGTAGTATCCATAGGTATATTGTTATCATTTGTGCTTCTCTTTGCAAGTGGGGATACAAATCAAGGTCCAAAATTTGCTTACATTGATTCGACAAAGGTACTTCAATCTTACAGTAAATTTATAACCCTTCAAGCAAAATATCAAGAAGATGCGGCTTTTTATCAAAAGAAGCTCAATGAACTTGCTGCGGAGATAAATTCCATGAAGGAACAGGGGGTAAGTGAGCAGGAAATAAACAAAAAAATAGCAGAATATTCACAAAAACAACAACAATATTCTCAAATGTTGAATAATGAGTATCAACCTAAGTTTTCACAAATTGAACAGGAAATATTGGAAAAAATAGCACAATATGCTGAAATAATGGGATATGATTTTGTGTTTAATAGTAAGTCTATGGCATATGGTAATTCAAAGTACGATATTACAGCACAATTTATAGAATACCTAAACTCTGCACAATGAGAATATACTGTAGGGGTATAAAAAAGAAATTTGGAAGGAACCAAGTTTTAAATGGAGTAGATTTATATGTAAATACAGGTGAAGTAGTAGGCTTGCTGGGACCAAATGGTTCTGGCAAGACTACTTTATTCAATATAATATTAGGTGTTGTAATTCCAACTTATGGAAGAGTTTTTCTCGATGAGAAAGATATAACAAAGATGCCAATACACAAACGTGCAAGACTTGGAATTACTTATCTTCAACAAGAAACTTCTGTTTTTAGACAACTTACCGTTGAGAATAACTTGAAGTTGGTTTTGGAATATTACGATAAGAATTTTGAAAAAATTCCAAAATTATTGGAAAATTTCGGACTATACGATTTGAGGAAACAGATGGCCTTTAACCTCTCAGGTGGAGAAAAAAGAAGACTAGAACTTGCACGTATGATGACTCTTTCGCCAAAATTTTTATTGTTAGATGAACCGTTTGTGGGAATTGATCCCAAAACTGTTAAAGAAATACAAAAAATGGTGATTGAATTAAAAAAAATGGGGCTGGGGATAATAATTACTGATCATAGTGTGGAGGCATTGATGGATATTGTAGATAGACTTTATGTTATCCACAAAGGTGATATAATTAAGAGTGGAGAACCAGAGAGTGTTTTGAATGATGAAACTGTGAAAAAAGTGTATTTGGGGGGATAGTATGAAAATATTTTTAACGTTATTATTTTCAATTTGGGGACTTTTTTCTCCGGAAAGTGTAATTTCAAACAACGGGGAGTATTTTATAACACAAATGGGAAAGTTGTATGTAAAAGATGGAACAATTATCCATATGACAAAAGACAAGACAGAATCTCTTTTAAAATTAGTAGATCCAAGGGGGATGTATTTAGAGGATAATTTTCTCTGGGTGGTTGATTTTGACAGAGTAGTTAGACTTGATTTAGAAACGGGAAAGTACAAAAATTTTTATGCAAATTTTCCAAGGTACCTAAACGATATAGTAAAATACAAAGGGAGTTTTTATGTAACAGATACATATGGAAATACCATTTACAGAATTAACGATGAAAAAAAATTAGAGGTGGTTTTTAATATTAAAAGTCCAAATGGAATAACAACTGATGGGGAGTATTTGTATGTAATTTCATTTACATCCCCTGCTGTTGTTTACAAGTGCGATGAAAACAAGGTAATTAGTAGTTTTACACTTAAAGATGTAAATGGTGGAGACGGAATATTTTTTGGTGATAATCTCTTTTTTGTCTCAGGTTATAATTCAAAAAATGTTGTGGTATACAATGACAAATGGGAAAAATTATTTGAAAAAACAGGGTTTTCATCTCCTGCGGATTTATACTATTCAAAAAAGACTTTGTATGTTCCTGATATGAAAGAAGGAAAAATATACGTTTTTAAGGTGGAAAATGAGTAGATTTGTAATAAAATTCAAAAAGCTTGGTATGTATAGATTTATTTCAGGTCTTGATACCATATCGTTGATTGAAAGAACTTTTAGGAGAACACAGTTATCACTTATTTTTACTGAAGGTTTTCATCCAAAACCAAAGTTTACTTACATAGATCCCGTTTCTACAGGTGTGATAGATTTAGCGTTTTATCTTACAATAGAGTTTTCTAAAGATTATGACGAAAAAATTGTAAAAAGGAAAATAAAAGAAGTTCAACCGTTATATTTTGTAGTGGATTTAGTTTCAAAAGATGAAATAACACTTTCAAAAATAAATGCGTACGAGTTTTTGGTGATAATAAAGAAGCCATTTGAATTGCCTGGTAAAGTTGTAAAGAAGACAAAGCGGGGATTTAAAGAAATTCAGATATCCACACTAAGAAATTTGGATATTGTTGAAAAAAAAGATTATATTATGTTAAACTATATAGTTGAGAAGGGAAATACTTTTAATCCATATATTTTGTCAGATAATGTGTTTTTAGCTATAAGAAAAGAATGTTATATTGATAACAAACCTGTTTCTTCTCTTTTGAAGGGAGTGTAATTTGTGAAGAAAATTCTTGTAGTAGATGATTCTGAAGTTCTAAGGAAAATAACATCATTTAATCTTAAAAAGGCGGGATATGAAGTTTTCGAGGCGTTTGATGGAATTGATGGCCTTGAAAAAATAAAATCCATTAAACCCGATCTTATTATTCTAGATATTATGATGCCAAGACTTGATGGTTTTGGTGTTTTAAAAGAAAAACAAAAAATTGAAGAAATAAAAGATATTCCAGTGATTATTCTCACAGCTAAAGGAGGAGCAGAAGATGAAAAGATAGCCAAAAGTCTTGGCGCAAATTTGGTCATGACCAAACCATTCAGCCCTTCTATATTGCTTGAAGAAGTTAAGAGGTTGATGTCAGATGATTAAAAAACTTGAAGAGATATATCTTAAATTGTTAGAATTATCAAAAAGTCCAAAGAAGGAATACAATTCCAAAGAGGACTTATGGAGTCTCATAGAGCAGGAGATTGATATAATACAAACGGAATTTTCTTCTTACAAGCAAGAGCTTGAATCTTCTACTTTGTTGATAGAAAGTCAACTTGAAGAGATTTCGAGGTTGTACGAGGAAATTTCAACGTTGTTTGAAATAAGTAAAATAGTTGCATCTAATATTGAAACTAAGCAAATCTTAATGCCTATACTAAGTACATTAAAAAAAGCTATAAATTTTAAATGTGGGATAATAAACATAGATTTTGAAGGAAGTTATTCTGAAGCTATTGGAGAATGTCCAAGCAATTTGGAAAGTTTAGTTTCACAAATAGATGATGATGTGGATATAATCTTTAAGGAAAAGTGTGAGAAGTTAAATAATGAAAGTATAATATACAAAACTATATCTACCGCTTCAAATAAAAAGATGGGATTTATTTTGGTTTCAGGAAAAGAAAGCGGACCAATATTTACCGCCGGAGACAAAAAAATAATTGAATCTGCAGCACAGCAGATTGGAAGCAGTATTGAGAGGGAAATAGCTCTGAAAGAGGAAATAGAAAGAGAGAGGTTAAATCAACAAATAGAAATAGCAAGAAACATACAATTTAATTTCTTTCCAAAAACGTTTCCAAATGATGAAAATTTTGATTCATATGGTGAGAGTATTCCCGCAATTCACGTTGGAGGAGATTATTTTGATGTATTTATGAAAAATGATAGTTTGTATGGAATAGTTGCAGATGTATCTGGAAAAGGCC is a genomic window containing:
- the lptB gene encoding LPS export ABC transporter ATP-binding protein codes for the protein MRIYCRGIKKKFGRNQVLNGVDLYVNTGEVVGLLGPNGSGKTTLFNIILGVVIPTYGRVFLDEKDITKMPIHKRARLGITYLQQETSVFRQLTVENNLKLVLEYYDKNFEKIPKLLENFGLYDLRKQMAFNLSGGEKRRLELARMMTLSPKFLLLDEPFVGIDPKTVKEIQKMVIELKKMGLGIIITDHSVEALMDIVDRLYVIHKGDIIKSGEPESVLNDETVKKVYLGG
- a CDS encoding SMP-30/gluconolactonase/LRE family protein, translated to MKIFLTLLFSIWGLFSPESVISNNGEYFITQMGKLYVKDGTIIHMTKDKTESLLKLVDPRGMYLEDNFLWVVDFDRVVRLDLETGKYKNFYANFPRYLNDIVKYKGSFYVTDTYGNTIYRINDEKKLEVVFNIKSPNGITTDGEYLYVISFTSPAVVYKCDENKVISSFTLKDVNGGDGIFFGDNLFFVSGYNSKNVVVYNDKWEKLFEKTGFSSPADLYYSKKTLYVPDMKEGKIYVFKVENE
- a CDS encoding TIGR03936 family radical SAM-associated protein, which translates into the protein MSRFVIKFKKLGMYRFISGLDTISLIERTFRRTQLSLIFTEGFHPKPKFTYIDPVSTGVIDLAFYLTIEFSKDYDEKIVKRKIKEVQPLYFVVDLVSKDEITLSKINAYEFLVIIKKPFELPGKVVKKTKRGFKEIQISTLRNLDIVEKKDYIMLNYIVEKGNTFNPYILSDNVFLAIRKECYIDNKPVSSLLKGV
- a CDS encoding response regulator, which gives rise to MKKILVVDDSEVLRKITSFNLKKAGYEVFEAFDGIDGLEKIKSIKPDLIILDIMMPRLDGFGVLKEKQKIEEIKDIPVIILTAKGGAEDEKIAKSLGANLVMTKPFSPSILLEEVKRLMSDD
- a CDS encoding PP2C family protein-serine/threonine phosphatase, with the translated sequence MIKKLEEIYLKLLELSKSPKKEYNSKEDLWSLIEQEIDIIQTEFSSYKQELESSTLLIESQLEEISRLYEEISTLFEISKIVASNIETKQILMPILSTLKKAINFKCGIINIDFEGSYSEAIGECPSNLESLVSQIDDDVDIIFKEKCEKLNNESIIYKTISTASNKKMGFILVSGKESGPIFTAGDKKIIESAAQQIGSSIEREIALKEEIERERLNQQIEIARNIQFNFFPKTFPNDENFDSYGESIPAIHVGGDYFDVFMKNDSLYGIVADVSGKGLPASLIMSSLRSAFKSLLESTNGDLLKTVTSLNKMLAYDVGDDKFVTAVFVKLTRDGGLEVINAGHDPLYIVKDKISKINSTSTPIGMFEFMEFEIQKTKLEKNTLIFAYTDGIPEARNINGEEYDFERLERLLSKVYILSAKDIVDNVEKDVFKFSQGALQHDDMTLLAIKYLG